Proteins encoded in a region of the Oncorhynchus gorbuscha isolate QuinsamMale2020 ecotype Even-year linkage group LG16, OgorEven_v1.0, whole genome shotgun sequence genome:
- the ncor1 gene encoding nuclear receptor corepressor 1 isoform X6 — translation MAAVHGAWFLLLLLLMYGRLVACTNVPAACKLSWRGTSAAPFRGCQITRPSQEDKSDDKIEEEKSEKSEKKEDEQNKEEEEKDEKEDSRDIGKDKDKCDGGEDEDGKEQSTPRGRKTANSQGRRKGRITTRSMANEAASVATEEPLPPASAPEPVLPAESPQPLKTEPTTQKAVREPTKTAPGGAPMDPNRGALGTAAAANIETGETSRWTEEEMEVAKKGLVEHGRNWPAIAKMVGTKSEAQCKNFYFNYKRRHNLDNLLQQHKQDIRRARGDRDPSQSESMASADDDENPEDSDGGENSSDTESAPSPSQADPSKVVGESQRGDIAGGSESQRSDQDQTSDRKGQDPSYGELRVKLEKSPEGEARDPDSQEDQDRERARAAYEDQVHPKCEPQEVDMKPGGTEVQVKVEPDSAKEKGDNGEREEQRERHHSDNDSSATCSADEDVDAEPERQRIFSSMDKPSLLSPPGSVLMSTAKQAHLNMQQFQQGAAAIPPMVSHYSNPHFSMIRYAHSEMQAYGGRQQGESMSCLDQPTRQVGPFSTGGMPMGAPLSGFAMFQHQIKAVHESAHAEDKQRQDQADPEHSRQPPNCPRFTTHSPTVLDREGKPFPYMPYDMKMALEQEAQSGRPGSPYRLSPRDMSKASPQPNDPNASRYSVPPVLQPAPNQVVQSLPDGVRVTFSRHSRPANIPSPPPLIPTSKPTDKPSFIQGGSISQGTPGTYLTSHAVYGGPEVAKSSVGSISLGLPRQQDPTKPVSYIKQEECSPRGQSEGLLSQMQYEGVVRGGPMDGGISRGNPARGSITQGTPALSGSSIAADLLKGTNTKLATEELSNPEKAREHLAKGHVIYEGKSGHILSYDAIKNPREATCSPRSGHELKRSHDMMEAARGHPGREGAPFEGLIIRALPRESPHGESKERPMMTGSIMQGTPRTSAEAYEESMKYGKQIKRESPPIRSFEGGIGKGKPYEGVNTIKEMGRSIHEIPRQEQPGQDPRKTPDMAANSRAAMEGSISQGHPLSQSAIKHNVKSLITSPSRLPHGPTMPQLEAMERAKYEESKATAEQQQRARHTSVVNSTTSVLRSTHQEQGKSQLSPGMYQDADARRTPVNYSTSSMSRGSPMLGRGQEGTGKPTSHDRKSTMTPNQRDSVPAKSPVSGGDPNHPMASHSPFDPHHRPMAPGEPRFHLPPHLDPTLFHRAVLDPAAYMFPRQPSPTGYHNTYQLYTMENTRQTILNDYITSQQMQVIPRPDVARGLSPREQQQIAISYPPGARGIIDLAQMPPTILLPHPGGTGTPTMDRITYIPGAQPPFPPRPFNPASISPGHQAHLAATAAACQEREREREREREREHREKEREKERERENREREREEYRQRERERVVAAAVANDYMRGGPGQPDRPGSRGYLRSPSPSMRSQEAQQQRPSIFQGTNSKGVITPLMPSAAAQAGARYSTAADALAALVDAAASAPQMDVNKGKDSSKHDRDDDMSSSSSSSAARRQHEQQQQEADRRSMQSPYMSLPGGKPHPGYAEGSGGPQGGKDKGPPTKSRIEEELRTRGKTTITAANFIDVIIKRQIASDKDSRERGSQSSDSSSSLSSSRYEVPSGGAIEVISPANSPAQAQQEKQQQDDRERADRDRAAQAATQAAGMRSFDMIRYRQSAESQQPPSSQADGGYSQSQQVPKTHRVMTLADHISHIITQDFARNQDPPQSSTTISSSATTTFQSAQLPVSSSGPGGRAKGHSRYSPENQTQAPSHHQRPTPSRVSPENAPDKPRARPGKSPDRGGRGAVESYEPISPPQSYQDKQQEAREQQQQPQRREADQPEMRGDSRSPGSVSYLPSFFTKLENTSPMVKSKKQEIFRKLNSSGVGDSDIGNAQPGTEIFNLPAVTSSSSVNPRNHSFSDPASNLGLEDIIRKALMGNLEERPEEHQGGPQPSCNTPSNEARQEANPSPSMGKQKLQSKANSRKSKSPNPGQAYAVAAQAAGGERPSSVSSVHSEGDYHQQATGWAWEDRPSSTGSMQFPYNPLTMRMLSSTPPTSMASPSMQAQQPPPGGPLGSQQQRVWEREPLLSEQYETLSDSDD, via the exons CACTAGGAACTGCTGCCGCCGCGAACATTGAAACCGGTGAGACTTCTCGCtggactgaggaggagatggaggttgCCAAAAAAG gCCTTGTGGAGCATGGGCGTAACTGGCCAGCCATAGCCAAGATGGTGGGCACCAAGAGCGAGGCTCAGTGCAAGAACTTCTACTTCAACTACAAGAGACGGCACAACCTGGACAACCTGCTCCAGCAACACAAGCAG GACATCCGGCGGGCGCGGGGTGATCGGGACCCGTCTCAGAGCGAGAGCATGGCCTCAGCTGACGACGATGAAAACCCAGAGGATAGTGACG GTGGAGAGAACAGCTCAGACACAGAGAGTGCCCCTTCCCCGTCCCAGGCAGACCCCTCCAAGGTCGTAGGAGAGTCCCAGAGGGGAGACATTGCTGGAGGGTCAGAGAGCCAGCGGTCTGATCAGGACCAGACCAGCGATAGAAAGGGCCAGGATCCGTCCTACGGGGAGCTGAGGGTCAAGCTGGAGAAGAGCCCGGAGGGAGAGGCCAGAGACCCTGACTCTCAGGAGgatcaggacagggagagggccCGGGCGGCCTATGAGGACCAGGTGCACCCCAAGTGTGAGCCCCAGGAGGTGGACATGAAGCCAGGGGGTACTGAGGTACAGGTGAAGGTGGAGCCTGACTCGGCTAAGGAGAAGGGGgacaatggggagagagaggagcagagagagaggcaccacTCAGACAATGACTCCAGTGCCACCTGcagtgcagatgaggatgtggacGCTGAGCCCGAGAGACAGAG GATTTTTTCTAGTATGGACAAGCCTTCGCTGCTCAGCCCTCCCGGCTCAGTGCTGATGTCCACGGCCAAGCAGGCCCACCTCAACATGCAGCAGTTCCAGCAGGGCGCCGCTGCCATCCCGCCCATGGTCAGTCACTATAGCAACCCACACTTTTCTATGATCAGATATGCCCATTCGGAGATGCAGGCATACGGAGGCAGGCAACAGGGTGAAAGCATGTCTTGTTTAGACCAACCTACCCGTCAA GTGGGTCCTTTCAGCACTGGCGGGATGCCCATGGGAGCCCCCCTCAGTGGCTTTGCCATGTTCCAGCACCAGATCAAGGCGGTGCACGAGTCGGCCCACGCGGAGGAtaaacagagacaggaccaggCCGACCCCGAACACAGCAGACAACCTCCCAACTGCCCGCGCTTCACTACCCACAGCCCCACTGTACTGGacagggagg GTAAGCCCTTCCCCTACATGCCTTATGATATGAAGATGGCTCTGGAGCAGGAGGCCCAGTCAGGTCGGCCTGGATCTCCCTACAGGCTCTCTCCCAGGGACATGAGCAAGGCCTCTCCTCAGCCCAACGACCCCAACGCCTCCCGCTACAGCGTGCCTCCAG TGCTCCAGCCAGCTCCCAACCAGGTGGTCCAGAGTCTGCCTGATGGAGTCCGTGTGACTTTCTCCAGACACAGCCGACCCGCCAacattccatctcctcctccactcaTTCCAACCTCCAAACCCACAGACAAGCCTTCCTTTATCCAGGGCGGCTCCATCTCCCAG GGAACTCCTGGTACGTACCTGACATCCCATGCTGTCTACGGTGGCCCAGAGGTTGCAAAGAGCTCAGTGGGCTCCATATCCCTGGGCTTGCCCAGGCAGCAGGACCCCACCAAACCTG tgtcCTACATTAAGCAGGAGGAATGTTCTCCGCGTGGCCAGTCGGAGGGCCTCCTTTCCCAGATGCAGTATGAGGGGGTAGTCAgag GAGGCCCAATGGATGGGGGTATCAGCAGAGGCAACCCAGCCAGAGGATCAATCACACAG GGCACGCCAGCCCTGTCTGGGTCTAGCATTGCGGCTGACCTGCTGAAGGGCACCAACACCAAGCTGGCCACAGAGGAACTGAGCAACCCAGAGAAGGCCCGGGAACATCTGGCCAAGGGACACGTCATCTACGAGGGCAAGAGTGGACACATCCTATCCTACGATG CCATTAAGAACCCAAGAGAGGCCACGTGTAGCCCCAGGTCAGGCCATGAGCTCAAACGCTCCCATGATATGATGGAGGCCGCCAGAGGCCACCCCGGGAGAGAAGGAGCCCCCTTCGAGG ggttgatAATCCGAGCCCTGCCCAGAGAAAGTCCCCATGGGGAGTCCAAGGAGAGGCCCATGATGACTGGATCCATCATGCAAG GTACACCCAGAACCTCTGCAGAGGCCTATGAGGAGAGCATGAAGTACGGCAAGCAGATAAAGAGGGAGAGCCCACCCATCCGCTCATTTGAGGGTGGGATAGGTAAGGGTAAGCCCTATGAGGGGGTGAACACCATTAAGGAGATGGGTCGCTCCATCCATGAGATCCCCCGCCAGGAGCAGCCTGGACAGGACCCCCGCAAGACCCCCGACATGGCTGCCAACAGCCGAGCCGCCATGGAGGGCTCCATATCccag GGCCATCCTCTGAGCCAGTCGGCCATCAAGCACAACGTCAAGTCCCTAATCACCAGTCCCAGTAGGCTTCCCCATGGCCCCACCATGCCCCAGCTGGAGGCCATGGAGCGGGCCAAGTACGAGGAGAGCAAAGCGACAGCGGAGCAGCAGCAGCGAGCACGCCACACCTCTGTGGTCAACTCGACCACCTCCGTGCTGCGCTCCACCCACCAGGAGCAAGGCAAGTCCCAGCTCAGCCCTGGCATGTACCAAGACGCAGATGCCCGCAGGACCCCGGTCAACTACAGCACCAGCTCCATGTCCAGAGGCTCGCCCATGCTGGGCCGAGGACAGGAGG GCACTGGGAAGCCTACGTCCCACGACAGGAAGAGTACCATGACCCCCAATCAGAGGGACAGTGTTCCAGCCAAGTCCCCTGTGTCAGGGGGAGATCCCAACCACCCTATGGCCTCCCACAGCCCCTTTGACCCCCACCACCGCCCCATGGCCCCCGGAGAGCCTCGCTTCCACCTGCCTCCACACCTAGACCCTACCCTCTTCCACCGGGCCGTCCTGGACCCTG CTGCATACATGTTCCCAAGGCAGCCGTCCCCGACGGGCTACCACAACACCTACCAGCTGTACACCATGGAGAACACAAGGCAGACCATCCTCAATGATTATATCACCTCACAGCAGATGCAGGTTATACCACGGCCCGATGTTGCCAGGGGCCTGTCGCCACGGGAACAGCAACAGATTGCCATCTCTTATCCTCCCGGAGCGCGAG GGATTATTGATCTAGCCCAGATGCCTCCAACTATCCTGTTGCCTCACCCTGGGGGAACAGGTACTCCCACTATGGACCGCATCACCTACATCCCCGGAGCTCAACCCCCTTTCCCTCCTAGGCCTTTCAACCCAGCCTCCATATCTCCAG GCCACCAAGCCCACCTCGCAGCTACAGCAGCTGCCTGTCAGGAGCGAGAACGGGAGAGGGAGCGCGAAAGAGAAAGGGAGcatcgagagaaagagagggaaaaggagcgagaaagggagaacagggagagggaaagggaggagtaCAGACAACGAGAGCGTGAGCGAGTGGTGGCTGCAGCGGTTGCCAATGACTACATGCGTGGAG GTCCAGGGCAGCCAGATAGACCAGGAAGCCGTGGTTACCTGCGTAGCCCCTCCCCATCTATGAGGTCACAGGAAGCCCAGCAGCAGCGACCCAGCATCTTCCAAGGAACCAACAGCAAGGGCGTCATCACCCCTCTCAT GCCATCAGCAGCAGCCCAGGCAGGGGCCCGTTACAGCACTGCAGCCGATGCCCTTGCTGCCCTGGTGGACGCTGCCGCATCTGCCCCTCAGATGGACGTCAACAAGGGCAAGGACTCCTCCAAGCACGATCGAGACGACGACatgtcttcatcatcatcatcctctgcGGCCAGGCGACAGcacgagcagcagcagcaggaggcaGACAGGCGGTCCATGCAGTCTCCCTACATGTCTCTGCCAGGGGGGAAACCCCACCCAGGATACGCTGAGGGGTCTGGTGGTCCCCAGGGGGGCAAGGACAAGGGTCCCCCCACCAAGTCACGCATCGAGGAGGAGTTGAGGACCAGAGGAAAGACCACCATCACGGCCGCCAACTTCATCGACGTCATCATCAAGCGTCAGATCGCCTCGGACAAGGATTCACGGGAGAGAGGCTCCCAGAGCTCCGATTCCTCCAGCAGCT TGTCATCCAGTCGGTATGAGGTCCCCAGTGGAGGAGCCATCGAGGTGATCAGCCCAGCCAACTCTCCAGCCCAGGCCCAGCAGGAGAAACAGCAGCAGGATGACAGGGAGAGGGCTGACAGGGACAGGGCTGCACAGGCAGCAACACAAG CAGCTGGCATGCGTTCCTTTGACATGATCCGCTACCGCCAGTCAGCGGAGTCCCAGCAGCCCCCCTCCTCCCAGGCTGACGGAGGGTACTCCCAGTCCCAGCAGGTCCCCAAGACCCACCGGGTCATGACCCTGGCTGACCACATCTCG CATATTATCACCCAGGACTTTGCCAGGAACCAGGATCCTCCTCAGTCCTCcaccaccatctcctcctctgccaCCACCACATTCCAGAGCGCCCAGCTGCCAGTATCTAGCTCGGGCCCCGGGGGCCGTGCCAAGGGCCACAGCCGCTACAGCCCAGAGAACCAGACCCAGGCCCCATCACACCATCAGAGACCCACGCCCAGCAGAGTGTCTCCTGAGAACGCCCCTGACAAGCCCAGAGCCAG ACCTGGTAAATCCCCTGATCGGGGTGGCAGGGGGGCGGTGGAGAGTTATGAGCCCATCTCCCCTCCCCAGAGCTACCAGGATAAACAACAGGAGGCCAGAGAGCAGCAGCAACAACCCCAGAGACGAGAGGCTGACCAGCCTGAGATGAG GGGCGACTCTCGATCCCCCGGCAGTGTCAGCTACCTGCCCTCCTtcttcaccaagctggagaacacCTCCCCTATGGTGAAATCCAAGAAGCAGGAGATATTTCGTAAGTTAAACTCCTCTGGTGTCGGGGATTCTGATATAG GAAATGCACAACCAGGCACAGAGATCTTCAACTTGCCCGCTGTGACCAGCTCAA GCAGCGTGAACCCCAGGAACCACTCCTTCAGCGACCCGGCCAGTAACCTGGGCCTGGAGGACATCATCCGGAAGGCCCTGATGGGCAACCTGGAAGAAAGGCCAGAGGAGCACCAGGGAGGGCCTCAGCCCAGCTGTAACACCCCCAGCAACGAGGCCCGCCAGGAGGCCAACCCCTCGCCTAGCATGG GCAAGCAGAAACTGCAGAGCAAAGCCAACAGCCGGAAGTCCAAGTCGCCCAACCCAGGTCAGGCATACGCAGTAGCAGCCCAGGCAGCAGGAGGGGAGCGGCCCTCGTCAGTCTCCTCCGTCCACTCAGAGGGAGACTACCACCAGCAGGCCACGGGCTGGGCCTGGGAGGACCGGCCCTCGTCCACAG GCTCTATGCAGTTCCCCTATAACCCCCTGACCATGCGCATGCTGAGCAGCACGCCCCCCACCTCCATGGCCTCCCCCTCCATGCAGGCCCAGCAGCCCCCACCAGGAGGCCCTCTGGGTTCCCAGCAGCAGCGTGTGTGGGAGCGGGAGCCCCTACTGTCGGAGCAGTATGAGACCTTGTCAGACAGCGATGACTGA